Below is a genomic region from Persicimonas caeni.
CTGAAGACGATGCGCTTGTAGGCGTCGGGGTAGCGAAACCCCTCGACTTCGAAGCGCGAGACGACCTCGGGTTGGGTCGGGTCGCTCACGTCCCAGAACTCCATGCCCCCTTTGTAGGGCGTGCGCGATTGGTTGACGACTGCCCAGCGCCCGCCGATGGACGAGAACCCGATGGAGTGCGTCTCGCGCATCTCCTCGGAGAGGCCCTCGCCGACCTTCTGCGGGTTGCACGGGTCGCTCACGTCGAAAAAGCTCAGTCCCCCGCCGCCGATGATCCCGCCTGCTTCGTGCGCCCAGGGCATCACCAGGTAGCCGTCGTACATCACCACCAGGTTGTGGTGGTTGCGGTCGTTTTCCCCGCCGTCCAAAAAGGCGCAGTTTTGGTAGAGCTGGTCGTCGGTGAAGGTGACCGCGGGGCCGCCGGGGCCGTGGTTAGCGGGCCAGGCACCCGGATCGGGGTAGGGGCGAGGGCCGTCGGGCTCGGTGTCTTGCTGGGTGTCGGAGCTGGTATCGGAGGCCGTGTCGGTGCCGGTGTCATCGCTCAGAGCCGCATCAGCGGGCGAGGAGGGGCTGTCGTCACAGGCGCTCAGCAGCGGAAAAGCGAGGCTGGCACAGACGAGACTGGCGAAGGCGGTTTTGCGGAAGGCCACGGGGCACCTCGAGGCGGCAGTTGTGTGCTTGCCGCAACAAGATGCCAGCCGAGGCCTCTCGATTCAACATGCGCCGTGGGTTCAGTCCTCGTCGGCGTCTTCGTAGACGTCGTCGATATTGTCTTCGTAGCGCTCGTAGATCACGCGACGCTTGAGCTTGAGCGTGGGAGTGAGCACTCCGTTTTCGGGGGTCCACTCGTCGTCGACGATGATCACTTTGCGAGGCCTTTCGTAGTTCTTGAAGTCTGCCGACTGCTCTTCGATCTCGGACTCGATGAGCTCGCGCACCTCCGGGCGTTGGGTCAGGTTGTCAGTGGGCACGCCGTTCTTCTCGGCCCAATGCTGGAGCGCCTCTTTGTCGACATTGACGATGGCGACGTTGAACGGGTGGTTGTGCCCCTCGAGCATGACCTGGTCGACGTGCGGGGCGAGCTTGAGCTTTTCTTCGAGGGGGCCGGGGCTGACGTATTTGCCGTTGGAGAGTTTGAACTCCTCTTTGGCGCGCCCCTCGATCCACAGAAAGCCATCTTCGTCGATGCAGCCCAAGTCGCCGGTGTGGAACCAGCCGTCCTCGTCGATCACCTCGGCGGTCTTGTCGGGCTTTTTGTAGTAGCCCTTCATGATGTTGGGCCCGCGCACGCAGACCTCGCCGAACTCCGATTCGTGCTCCTTGTGCTTCTCGATTTTGACCTCGACGCCAGTCACCGGCTTGCCGACGCTGCCGATCTTGTGCTGGCCCGGGGCGTTGACCGATACAATCGGCGAGGTTTCCGTGAGGCCGTAGCCTTCCATCACCGAGATGTGCATGTTGTCGATGAAGTAGGCGATCTCGGGGCTGAGCTTGGCGCCGCCGCTGACGGCGTACTTGAGCCGGCCGCCGAAGCGCTGGCGCACCTTCTGGAAGACGAGCTTGTCGTAGAATTTGTCGAGCAGCTTGGTGGTCGTGTGCGCCTGGCCCTCCTGCTGTTGTTGGTTGCGCAGCCGATCGGAGTTTTGCAGCGCCTTCTCGAACAGCGTCTTCTTGAGGCCGCCTTCCTCCTCGAGCTTTGTTTGGATGCCGTTGTAGATGCGGTTGAAGATACGCGGCACGCTGAACAAGAGGGTGGGGCGAATCTCCTGGAGGTTCTCGGTGATCGTCGAGATGCTCTCGACCAGCCCCATCGACGCGCCGGTGGCGAACATGCCGTGCAGCTCGGCGGTCTGCCCGAAAGAGTGCGCCCAGGGCAGAAACGACAGGCTGATATCGTCGGGGGCGATGATATTGAAGCTGTGGATGGCCTCGACGTTCGAGGCGATGTTGTGGTGGCTGAGCAGCACTCCCTTGGGGTCGCCGGTGGTCCCCGAGGTGTAGATCAGCCCGCAGATATCGTCGCCGTCGGGCTCGACGGCCTCGACGTTGGGCTCGGAGCCTTCGAGCAGGGCGTCGAAGCTGTCTTCGCGCGGGCCGTCGAAGTGGACGATATGATCGAGCGAGATGTCGCCGGCCTCGCACATTTCGGCGAGGGTTTGACGGATGTCGGCGTTGGCGACAAACGCGATTTTGGCGTCGCTGTCGTTGATGATATACGCCCATTCCTTCTCGGCCTGGGCTTCGTACATCGGACACCAACGCGCGCCCAGGGTGTAGGTGGCGTAGGCGCCGATGGCCCACTCCGGGCGGTTGTTGCTGATGATGGCGACGGTATCGCCATGCTCGACGCCCATGGACGCCAGGGCCGCGCGGCAGCGCTCGACGCGCTCGCCGAAGTCGGCGTAGGACATCCACTGGTACTGGCCGTCTCGTTTGACGCCGAACAGTTTTTGCTCGGCAAAATGGTCGATGCTGTGGTGATAGATCTCGACGAGGTTGCGGTACTCGAGATCCGTAAGCGATTCGTAGGTGGTGTAGTCGAGCGCCACGGTCGCCTCCCGGCTGTGGAGAGTTGTTGGCGGCCAAGCCACCTCGAAATGTGGTCGCGGCCAACGCAAAAGCAATGTCGCGGGGGGTTGCGATGCGCCCACACCGGTGGTTGAATAGGTCCACTGTCCCAAGCGTCGAACCGGCGTCGACCTCGTGTTGACTCCCCATAGACCGAGTTAAGTTTCACAGCGTATTTCTTATAGCCTCCCACTTGGAGCGGCGAAGATGAACTTTGTAGATACACGCAGTTCTGGCAGTACCCAACGCGCGCTGGTGGCGCTGTTGACGACTTTCGTGCTCGCTGCGGCGGGTCTGGGCGCCAGCGGATGCGCCACGGGCACCGGCGGCGAAGTGACCGACGCGGCGGCCGACGTGCTGTTGCCTCCGCGCGAGGAGGAGCGACTGGGTCGCCAACTCCAAAGGCAAGTGCTCGAGGAGATGACCGTTCTCGAGAACGAGAGCGTCCAGCAGTATGTGGATCAATTGGGCGCCAAGGTGGTGCGCGCGGCCGGCGGCAAGCCCAAAGGCATCGACTACTCGTTTACCGTACTCAAAGACGACCAGGTCAACGCCTTTGCGATGCCCGGCGGAGACATTTACGTCTACACCGGGTTGATGAAGGCCGCCAAAAGCGAGGCGGAGTTGATGAGCGTGCTCGCCCACGAGGTCGCCCACGTCACCGAGCGTCATATCGCCGAGCAACTCGTCGCCCAGTATGGTCTGCAAGCGCTCGCCGGCGCCGCGTTGGGCAACAACCCGGGGGTGGTCTCCCAGATCTTGGCCAGTGTGGCCGGCCAAGGCTATTTGCTCAAGTTCAGCCGCTCGGCCGAATCGCAGGCCGACCGCACCGGGCTTCGCTACCTGGTGCGCGCCGGGTACGACCCGGCGGCCTTCGTCGACTTTTTCCAGACGATGGAGCAGCAGGGAGGCGCGCGGCCGCCCGAGTTCTTGTCGAGCCACCCCTCTCCGAAAAATCGAATCAGTCAACTGCGCCAACTCATCGCGCGCATCGATAATCCGCCCACCGAGATGGGCCGAGAGCGCTACCAGCAGATGCTGCAGACCTTGAACGGCCAGCCGGCGCGTACCGGCAGCGGCTCGACTGACGACACCCGGCGTCGGCGCAGCACCACCGACGACGACAGCGCGTCGGAGACCGACGACACCACCCAAGACACCAATACCGACACGCAGAGGCGCAGGCGTCGGCGCTAACTGGTTGAAAGGACACCGGAATTGACCCGTTTAGGCGCGCGGCTATCTTGTCCTCGCAGGCTCCTTCAGCCGTGGAGGACGAGATATGACCGTATCGCCAGACAGACATCCTGAAGAGAAGTACTCGAATGTCACCGAAGGGGATGTCGCACAGCGCCCTGAAGAAGAGAGTAGCCAGTCGACCGCTTTGAAGATTCTCTTGGTGGTCGCGCTCATTGCCGTGGGCGTCTTAGGCATATATGTCGCCGTGGTGCTCTTTTCAGCGGCGCTCCAAGGACCCTTCGAGGGACCGGCGCCGGAGGTCGAGCAGCGACAGCAGACTCCGGCCGAGGAGGCCAACCAGCCTCTCGAAGAGACGATCCCGGTCGACTAGGCGGACGTCTCGTCTCGGGTGCGCAAACACACAAAACCCGGCGGCTCCGCAGATGGAGCCGCCGGGTTTCTTTTTTGCTTGTTTGCGGGCCTCTCGCCTCTCAGATGTCGACATCGCCCAGCGCTTTGACCGCGCCGGTGTCGAGCAGCACTTTGGCCAACTCAGGGCAGCCCTGCTGGCTGGCTTCGACCATCTTCTCGAGTGTAGGGATGTCTTTGAACGGGGTGGGCTCGTCGGGCAGCAAGAGTTGCTGGCAGACCTGCCGGCGCGCGCCGGGCTCGCGCATAAAGTCGATGGTGGCCTCGTAGGCCTCGCGCTCGGCGTCGGCGAGTTGCTCGTCGTCGGCGCCCAAGATCGCTTCGGTAAATTGTTGCTGGGTGGTGCAGCGCATCACGTCTTCGACGACCTCGATGCACTGGGCCATGATGGGGCCGGTCTCCTTGGCCAACTCGCTGCCTTCGGCGCCGGCGCGCATCGTCTCGTCGGGGCGGGTGGCCTGCTCTTCGGGCGGCTCGCCCTCGACGGCCTTGGGCGTGGCGCCCGGAGTTTGTTCGGACTGGGAGCCGGCGCGAGGATGCTCGTCACAGGCGCCCTGAGGACACCCGGCGATGAGCGGGAACGATGCGACTGCCAACAACATAAACCACGGTCGGACGTTCATCCTCGGCCTCCCTGGCCGGTTTCCCGGGCCAATATTCGATTCATGACTCCGGTTTGAAGGTCGCCACGTGGCGTGCACCGTCAACGCGGTCCGTCGACGAGTCGGGCAGGCTGCAGACAGGCTATTGTGGCTCGTCGAGCAGTTCGCGCACCGTGCGGGTCAGCCCGTCGGGAGTGAACGGCTTGCGCAGCACGCGGGTGTGCGGCGAGTCGGCCTCGGGGCCTCGATATCCGGCCAAGAAGAGAATTTTGATGTCCGGTTGCCCGTCGCGAAGCTGGGCGACGAGTTTTTCGACGGCGGGCCGAGGCTGGCCGGCGTCGATGATCGCCAGGGAGTAGCGAGCGACGGGGTCGAGCTGGATCGATCCCCCGTGCAGCGGCGCTTCGGTGACGCGGTAGCCCTGGGAGGCGAGGATCTGGGCGGCGAGTTCGCGCACGTCGCGGTGGTCGTCGACGAGCAGAATCTGCTCGCTGCCGACCGCCGGGAAGCCGTGCATCGGAGTCTGGCGCATGCTGTCGACGCTGCTGTCGGCGGTCGGGAAGTACAGCTCGAAGGTGGTGCCGTTGCCGGGCTCGCTCTGCACGGTGATCGCGCCGCCGTACTGGCGCACGATGCTTCGCGCCGTCGCCAGGCCCAGGCCGGTTCCCTCGCCCAGGTCTTTGGTGGTGAAGAACGGCTCGAAGATGCGCTCGGCGACCTCCGGGCTCATGCCGATGCCGTTGTCGGCGACCGTCAATTTGACGTACGGGCCCGAGGAGAGGTGGCGAAGGCTCGGCGGTCGGCTGTTGCCCAGGTAGACGCCAGCGGTGTCAAAGAGCAGCTGGCCGCCGTCGGGCATGGCGTCGCGGGCGTTGACGGTCAAGTTCATCAACACCTGGTCGAGCTGGTTGGGGCTGATGCGGATATTCTGCAGGTCCGGGTCGAGCCGGGCGTCCAGCTCGATGTCTTCACCGATGATGCGCTGGAGCATCGACTCGAAGTCGATCAAGACCTGGTTCAAGTTCACCACCGCCGCGCGAGGTCCGTCATCGCGGCTAAAGGCCAAGAGTTGAGCCACCAGGTCGGTGGCCTGCTTGCTGGCGCGCGCAATCTTCTGGAGGTGCTGGTGGTGGGTCGAAGTCGGGTCGGTGTCGTCGAGCAGCACCCGGCTGTAGCCGGTGATCAAGGTCAGCAGGTTGTTGAAATCATGGGCAATGCCGCTGGCCAACTGGCCCAGCGCCTCCATCTTCTGGGAGTGCTGCAGTTGCTCTTCGAACAGCAGCTTTCGCGGGTCGGCGCTGCGCCACCGCGAGATGTCGCACATGCACATCAACAGGCGCTTTTCGTTGTCCACTTCGGTGGGACGGCACTGGACGAGCACGTCGATCTGTCGTCCGCTGCTCGACTCGAGCTGGAGTTCACACGTCTGCATTGTCGATTCGCGTCGGGCGCGAGCCAACAAAAGTTCGACGGTGTCTTGGCAATCATCGGGAGCGAGTTGGTCGAGCGAGAGGCCGCGCACGTCTCGAGGGTCGCGCTCTAGAAACTCGGCGGCGCGCTGGTTGGCGTCGATGATGCGCCCGTCGAGGGCGACGAGCAGGAGCGCCGCCGGGAAGTGCTCTTCGACAAGATCTGCGACCGAAGTCGAAGTCTCATCGCCGGCTTGAAACGCACTCTTGATCATCCCTTGAACCCTCTGCAGTAGGTCGACGTGCAGCGAACTGCGCATAGCCTCTACAAGCACCGAGGCACACCATAGCACGGAGCGACGCGTAAAGGCAGCTTGCTACAAAGGCAGTGTCCCCCTAACTACGGGATGTACTACTGCAGAGCAAACGCCCGCAGGCGTTCACTTCTTGTCACATCCCCTGAGCTTTTGTAGCTAACGAGTAACAAAATAAGGGAAGCTTACGGCGCGTGTCCAGCCTAAATTTGTTCCTATGTCACCCTCCTTGCTTTTAGGCGAGGCTATGTTTGCCTTTAAGCGAGGGGATGTTGCGCTTAGGTTCGGCACGAAATTCGATCGCTGTAGCTTCGAACAAAGGGATTTGCTGTATGGACCAACATGCCGACCAACCCGGGCCACCGTCGCCTCCCGAAGGTGATTTTGCGCCTGCACCGCCGGCCCAGGTCGACCGGCTCGAGCTGGTTTCTCCGTCCTTGTGGACCCGGGGGATGACAACCGCGGCCGTGATGCTGGTGGTCGCAGGGCTTTGGTTCAGCGACTTCATCTTGGCGGTCTTCCAGGCCCAACAGGTCTCCTGGCAAATCTGGGCGATGGTGTTGGGGCCGCCGTTGGCTTTTGCTGCGTATTTGGGGTGGCGATGGTGGGACAAGCCGGCCGAGTCACGCGCGATTGTCTTCGAGGACGAGCGTGTGCTGCTGCCGGTCTCGTCGAACTCCAAGCGCACCGTCGAACTCGCCTACGGGGACGTCAAAGGTGTGTTGGCGATGACGCGCGGGCGAAGCGAGTCCGTGCTCGTCGACACCGGCAGCAAGACGCTCGGTTATGCCGACGGTGAGTTCGAGCGCCCCGACGGGACGATGCTGCTGCGCCAAGAGCTCTTCCGACGCATCCACCAACTCCCCAACGCCAGCGAGGTCCTCGCCGGGATGCGCGAGCGTCAAAAACTGGCGCGCATCGCCACGTCCAAAAAGGCGACGGTGACCAAGGCGCTTTTGGGTATCTTGGCCGTCTATTTCGGTGTCGAACTGTGGATGGGCGTCTCCGAGGATCCATTCGGGCTCATCGAACTTGGGGCCAACGCGCCTGCGCTCATCGATCAGGGGCAATATTTCCGGCTGATCTCGGCTAATTTCCTGCACCAAGGCTGGATGCACATCATCTTGAACGGCATCGCGCTGCTCTTTTTGGGCACCGCCGTCGAGAAGTTGGTGGGCTCGTGGCGCATGCTACTCATCTATCTGTTGGGCGCCCTGGGCGGCTCACTGGGCTCGTACTTGGCCGGCCCCGGCATGGTGTCGGTGGGCTCGTCGACCGCGATCTTCGGGTTGTTCGGCGCCTTCCTCGCCCTGCATGTGCGCTACTGGAAGTCGCTTCCTCCGCCGTTTCGTCAATCGGTGGCGTGGTGGGTGGTCATCATCGGGATCAACGCCGGTCTTCCGGTCGTCGTGCCGATCATCGATTATGCTGCCCACGGCGCGGGCTTTGTCGTCGGCGGAGTGGCGGCGTGGCTGCTCGTCTTGCCGATGAAAGATCTCAAGCCCGACCACCGTCCGTCGATGATCACGCGGGGCATTACCGTGCTGATGAGCGCGGTGTTCGTCGCCGGCCTCGTCCAGGCCGCTGTCTACGCGTTCGAGACACATCCGCAAGACGAGGCGCAGGTCTTTGGAAGCATGCTCGACGAGGCTCTCGAGAGCGAGTCGGCTCCCGAACAGGTCAACTTCATCGCTTGGTCCACCGCGATCGATCCGGACGCGAGCCGCGAGCAACTCGAAGAGGCGCGTCGCGCGGTCGAGAAGGTGGTCGACGAGCAGGACGACCGCCTCGAGATTCGCGATACACTCGCTACGCTCAATTACCGCTTGGCACGCAAGTTGTCTGGAGATAGACGCCTCGAGCTCATCGACGAGGCTATCGACATCGAAAGGGCCGTGTTCCGAGAGGCGACGCCGACTTCGGGGCTCATGGGCGACGGCAAGGTCACCTTTGCCAGCCAACTCGCCCGATTCTTGAGCTACCGCCGCGAGATTGCCGGGCCGATCATCGAAGACAATGTGTTCGCCGAGCCGCCCACACTACGCTTCGACCCGTCTGACGACGGTTCGATGGTGATTCGTGCGCCGGGAGGCGCTGCGTCCACGTCCGTGGCCATCTACGCGTCGGCGCGTGTCGAAGGGAAGGTTCGCGGGCTGGTCTTGACCTGTCTCGAGGCGGGCAAAGAGGAGGCGACGATCGACAACCACGATGCGCTAGCCAAGTGGCCGAATAACCTTCGGCTGGTCACCGGGCTCGTCGAGCCGGTCGACACGTGTGACACCGAGCTGCAGTTCTGGCCGATGTCGCCCGAGATCCAGAAGCTGCCGTGAGCCCGTTCAGTTGGGCTTGCCCCGAAGCTCGCGGGCGAGCCGGGTGAGCACGCCCTGCATCGCGTCGGTGATGTGGCGGTAGTGCTCCTCGACGTTGTAAGCGTCGTCGACGCTGCCGTCGAGGCAGACCGGCTCGAGCACTTGGATGCGAATATCCGACGGCAGCGGCACATGGATCGAGGCGGGGCCGAGCACGAGCCCGAACGGCGCGCCCAGCGCGATCGGAAAGACCTTGATCCGAAAGAGCTTGTCGAGCTTGAGCTTATGGGCGATCTGGTCGCCGCGAGTGATCACAAACCAGCCGTCGTGCGCTCCGGCGGAGACCACCGGCACGATGGGCACGTTGGCGCGCAGCGCGATTTTGATGAACCCGTTTCGCCCGCCGAAGTCGATCTTGTCGCGCTCCGAGCTCGGCCGGTGGGTCTCCCAGTCGCCGCCGGGATAGACGAGGACCTTCCTGCCTGCGCAGAGCGCGTCGATGGCGTGCTCGCGCGAGGCGGGCTGGGCGCCGGCACTTTCCAGAAATTGCTTCACCCCAGGCACCCGGAACAGCGCGTCGTGGGCCAGCGGCACGGGCACGTCCTGGAAGTTGGTGTGCTCGGCGAAATGGCGCAAAAAGATGAACATATCCGGCGCCATCACCCCGCCGTTGTGGTTGCCCACGAGCAACGCGGGCCCGTCGGGGATGCGGTCGAGGCCGTCGACCTGCGGGTGGAAGTAGCGCTCCAGATGCTTGATGATTGGCGTCACGCGCCGGTACAGCTTGCGATTTTTTCGTAGCGTCTCAGACACGGGCTTTCCTGGGGCGGAATCTCTTTGCACTGCGCTCAAAATGGCAATACGGTGACGTCTATGCGCCATCGCTGACAACTTGCGCACTGTGAAGTGTTGGATCAAAGGTCCAGTGGATTGAATCAACTGTAACGAAAGAGGAATGCAGATGACATCGCTGAAAGTATGGAAAGGGCTATTCGTCGTCGCTGCTATCGCTGCTCTGGCGGCGTGTGGAGACGACGACGGCGAGGGAAACGGCACGCAGAATAACGGCGAGCCGCAGGGCGCCACGGCGACCTTCGAGACCTACAACGTCGGACTCGCCCGCGGCTTCGTGCCGCAGGCCGAGGCGCGCGTGCAACCGGTGGCCGACGCGATCGCGCAGTCGCCGGCGGACGTGATGTGCCTGCAGGAGGTCTGGTTGTTCCAGGACGAGCAGGGCGAGTGGTCGACCGGCCAGATCGACGCGCTGACAAGTGGGGCGTCGGAGAGTTTCCCGTACAACTACTTCGAGGTTACCGAGCTCGGCGAGAGCGTCAGTTGCAGCCAGGAGGAGGCCGACCCGCTCGAGACGTGCGTGCGCGCCAACTGTGACGGCGTCTCCAACGACGAGCTGAGCACCTGCGCGCTGAACAACTGCGGTGAGGAGCTCAACGGCCTGTCGAGCCCGTGCCAAGAGTGCGTCTTCGGCCAAATTGGCGGCTCGATCGACGATATCCTCAACGCGTGCACCGGCGACGGCGCCAGCGAGTTCTCGTATAACGGCCACAATGGCTTGTTGTTGCTGAGCCGCCACGAGCTGCGTGACACCGAGATCACGAGCTTCGAGAGCACCATCGTCCAGCGAAGCGCGCTGCACGCGGTGATGACGGTGCCCGAGTTCGGCGACGTCGACGTCTACTGCACCCACCTGGCTGCGAACCTGAGCGACGTGCCTTACCCGGGCGACGCCTTCTCGGGCTACGAGGAGGAGCAGGCCGCCCAGATCGACGCGCTGCTGGCCTGGATCGACGAGACTTCGACCACCGGCAACGTCGTGTTGATGGGCGACATGAACAACGGTCCGGCCAAAGGCGAGCTCGACGCCGAGTTTGCTGCGAACTATCAGAAATTCGTCGACGCCGAGTACGCCTCGCCGTACATCGCGCAGGACTCGCCGGAGTGCACCTTCTGCGGGACAAACACGCTGGTGGGCGGCGACTCGAACAAGGCCATCGACCACGTCTTCTTGGACTTCACCATGCCGTACGGTCTGCTCGACGTGGCGCGTGTTTACGACGAGACGGTCGACGTGGGCGGCGAGCAGCTGCACCTGTCCGACCACTACGGGGTGCGCGTGACGGTCGAGAGCCAAGAGTAAGCAATATCGGAGCGAGGGCATCTCGCCCTCGCACCGAGTTATTCGGGCACGATTCGCAGAATCTTGTCTCCGTCGGGCGGGCAACTCCCCCGCCCGTCACAATTGCTGGTGGTCACGTACAGATGGCCGTCGGGTCCCATGATGACCTCGCGAAGCCGCCCGTATCCTTCGGGTGGATCGCCCACAAAATAGGTCTCGTGACGTTCGACCCGGCGGCTGTCGCCGTCGAAGGCGACTCGGTGCAGGTGTCTCGAGCCGAGCGTGCCCACCATCAAGCTTCCCTTCCACTCGCCGATGGCGTCGCCCGTGTAGATGGCCGCGCCTCCCGGCGGCACCGCGGTATCCCACGTCAACGAGGGCGGGCTCATCTTCGGCTCGTCTTGGCATCCGTAGATCGTCGGCCAGCCCAGGTTCTCGCCGGGGACGGCGACGTTGATCTCGTCGTGGCCGGTACGGCCCATCTCGCCCGACGGGCCGTGGTCGCTCACCAACATCGTCGACGTGTCGCGCCAGTCGAATCCCTGCGTGTTGCGCACGCCGATGAGGTAGACGGGGCTGTCGCCATAGGGGTTGTCAGGCGGGATGTCGCCGCCGGGAGTGACGCGCAGCACCTTGCCGGCGAGCACCTCGGGGTCTTGGGCGTAGTCCGGGTTTCGGGCGTCGCCGGTGCCGATATAGAGCATGTCGTCGGGTCCCAGGCGCATGCGTCCCCCGTTGTGGAAGCGCGCGGCGGGGATATCGTCGACGATGACCTTCTTGGGACGAGCACTGAGCGCCTCGCCGTCTTGGCTTAGCTGCCACATCTCGACGCGGTTGACCGTCGCGTCGCCTTTGTCGGCCGTGTAGAAGAGATAAAACCGGTGGTTGGACTCGAAGTCCGGATGGGCTTGAATGCCCAGCAACCCGCCCTCACCGTTGGCCGCGACCTCGACGGTGGCGACGGGAGCGTTGACGAGTCGGCCGTCACGCACCAGTCGTAGCCGGCCGGCCCGTTCGGTCACCAACAAGTCTCCGTCTCCCATAAATAGGATGCCCCATGGGACTTCGAGGCCGTCGACGACCTCCTCGGCGCGCACGGCGACCTCGCCGCGCGGTCCGTAACCCCGCTCGACAAGTCGGCAGTAATCCTGCGATTCCTCCCCTGTTGAACTCGGTTCGTCGCCGGTTCGGGTTGGGCGGTCGGGTGGCGGTCCGCCGCCGGTCGGGTTATCGGTGCTGCTCTGCTCGAAGTTCGATGCATCCTCCCGGGCGGCCTTACGCTCACACCCGCTAAGTATCACAGTCATGGGCAGAGCCAAGACCAAGAGCCAACTCATTGATCGACGCGTCATTCATTCCCCCCAGTCCGTCTGAGAACGCCCGACTACAATGTATTCACGTCTCCTACATTGTCGCTAGTCGTCACTGTTGCCCCGACTTACATGTTTCAAGTAGGGGCGGAGCGCCGGATGGCGGCCGAGGAGTCCGTCGAGCCATTGGCGATCTCGCTCATCAGGCGTCCGTCCCGGCGTGCGCTCGGTCCAGGTGGCGGAATCTTCCGGGTCGTACACGTGCAGGTGTTCGAAGTCTGTGCGCCCGTAGATGATCCGCTCGTTTCCGAATGCCGCAAAGCCGCTGCCTCCTCGTAAATTCCAACGCGCGCTGTTGACGCAAAAGGCGGCGCGATCTGCGTCGACAGGCGTGAGCAGGCTCTCTCCATCGAGCCCATCGAGGCCGGCCTGGGACGTCATGTCCTCGACATCCCACAGGTCGAGCACGGTCGGCACGACGTCGACCGTCGAGACCCACCGGCGCTCGTTGTCTCGTAGGGCTTGTGCGCCCGCTGACGTCGTGGGCGCCCACTTGTCGGGCACATACATAAACATCGGGATGCGGGCGATGGAAGGGTGGCACGAGCTTACGCGCAGCCCGTCTTGCCACACCTTCTGGACCTGCTCGCGATCGTCGGCGTCGACGTCGTAGAAAAATTCGGAGTGGTCGGCTACGAACACGATCACCGTGTCCTCGAGTAGCCCGCGCTCGGAGAGCGTCTGGACCATGCGCCCGA
It encodes:
- a CDS encoding endonuclease/exonuclease/phosphatase family protein yields the protein MTSLKVWKGLFVVAAIAALAACGDDDGEGNGTQNNGEPQGATATFETYNVGLARGFVPQAEARVQPVADAIAQSPADVMCLQEVWLFQDEQGEWSTGQIDALTSGASESFPYNYFEVTELGESVSCSQEEADPLETCVRANCDGVSNDELSTCALNNCGEELNGLSSPCQECVFGQIGGSIDDILNACTGDGASEFSYNGHNGLLLLSRHELRDTEITSFESTIVQRSALHAVMTVPEFGDVDVYCTHLAANLSDVPYPGDAFSGYEEEQAAQIDALLAWIDETSTTGNVVLMGDMNNGPAKGELDAEFAANYQKFVDAEYASPYIAQDSPECTFCGTNTLVGGDSNKAIDHVFLDFTMPYGLLDVARVYDETVDVGGEQLHLSDHYGVRVTVESQE
- a CDS encoding PQQ-dependent sugar dehydrogenase; translated protein: MTVILSGCERKAAREDASNFEQSSTDNPTGGGPPPDRPTRTGDEPSSTGEESQDYCRLVERGYGPRGEVAVRAEEVVDGLEVPWGILFMGDGDLLVTERAGRLRLVRDGRLVNAPVATVEVAANGEGGLLGIQAHPDFESNHRFYLFYTADKGDATVNRVEMWQLSQDGEALSARPKKVIVDDIPAARFHNGGRMRLGPDDMLYIGTGDARNPDYAQDPEVLAGKVLRVTPGGDIPPDNPYGDSPVYLIGVRNTQGFDWRDTSTMLVSDHGPSGEMGRTGHDEINVAVPGENLGWPTIYGCQDEPKMSPPSLTWDTAVPPGGAAIYTGDAIGEWKGSLMVGTLGSRHLHRVAFDGDSRRVERHETYFVGDPPEGYGRLREVIMGPDGHLYVTTSNCDGRGSCPPDGDKILRIVPE